One window from the genome of Anolis sagrei isolate rAnoSag1 chromosome 4, rAnoSag1.mat, whole genome shotgun sequence encodes:
- the MRPL15 gene encoding large ribosomal subunit protein uL15m, with protein MAAKGGNRSKALELLRTLPRVSLANLRHNDGARHPERRRGRGRHRGRKSGRGHKGERQRGTRPRLGFEGGQTPFYLVIPKYSYNEGHSFRHQYPPLSLQKLQYLIDLGRVDPTEPIDLTQLTNARGIAIQTKKRHYGIQLVEEGADIFKAKINIEVQMASELAIAAVEKNGGVITTAFYDPRSLEILCKPVPFFLQGKPIPKRMLPSEDLVRYYTDAKNRGYLADPSKVQEARVELAKKYGYVLPDITQDELFQMLSRRKDPRQIFFGLAPGWVVNMSDKKILKPTDKNLLEYYSS; from the exons ATGGCGGCGAAAGGAGGGAACCGCAGCAAGGCCCTGGAGTTGCTCCGGACCTTGCCCCGCGTGAGCCTCGCCAACCTGCGGCACAACGATGGCGCCCGGCATCCG GAAAGGAGACGTGGGCGTGGTAGGCATAGAGGTCGGAAAAGTGGCCGAGGTCATAAAGGAGAAAGGCAAAGAGGAACCCGCCCACGCTTAGGATTTGAAGGAGGCCAAACTCCCTTTTATTTAGTTATCCCCAAATACAGCTATAATGAAGGGCACAG TTTCAGGCATCAATATCCTCCCTTGTCCCTCCAGAAGCTGCAGTACTTGATAGATTTAGGTAGAGTTGATCCCACAGAGCCAATAGATCTAACACAGCTGACAAATGCCAGAGGAATAGCAATACAGACAAAGAAAAGACATTATGGCATCCAGCTTGTGGAGGAG GGAGCTGATATCTTTAAGgcaaaaataaatattgaagTGCAGATGGCATCAGAATTAGCCATTGCTGCTGTTGAAAAGAATGGTGGTGTTATTACAACAGCTTTCTATGATCCAAGGAGTTTGG AAATTCTTTGCAAGCCAGTCCCATTTTTTCTACAAGGCAAACCTATTCCAAAGCGAATGCTTCCTTCTGAAGATCTTGTTCGTTACTATACAGATGCTAAGAATCGTGGCTACCTGGCTGATCCATCAAAGGTTCAAGAGGCAAGAGTGGAACTTGCCAAAAAATATGGCTATGTATTACCAGATATTACACAAGATGAACTGTTCCAAATGCTGAGCCGACGCAAGGATCCTAGACAGATTTTCTTTGGCCTTGCTCCAGGATGGGTTGTAAACATGTCAGACAAGAAAATTCTGAAACCAACAGATAAGAACTTGCTAGAATACTACAGTTCATGA